The proteins below come from a single Chryseobacterium bernardetii genomic window:
- a CDS encoding SWIM zinc finger family protein — translation MMEDLLTYNYSSSSSFVKKDAVEELFLAQYSEIQKKTDVPCFFWGNVGQPFILARCLITLSNIVKSSFNLSPFQMALLKDPIVTAGNEKLRFEGFSHCAGVYARVDVLPDGLHGEFLENGTTNVDFNQPMITALGSIRPNEKMMLSIGEKEVGLYREEKKVVERKVPLPVKWIKGLGTVQIYLSESEKQHTFNKIQTQQLFRGMPKGVVKSDYYLIVRGNKPMFSPVKSAGAVCIGGLHRLRLLEPLLPYIDSMQVFPHPNMQSTTWQLYMGNIRFSFSLSRESWRGFSGEGALLNSLTTEIPDEWIDALDKYAYANQSFNATVLALEENLSLNTTENLTARLAAMGLLGYDLDENEFFYRRLPFKLNRILELNPRMKNAEKLIEGGKVEILNNTKERTEARVEGSGVHHTVILEEDKERCTCEWFSKYQGERGPCKHVLAVKKLVNNELQIM, via the coding sequence ATGATGGAGGATCTGCTTACTTATAATTATTCAAGCTCATCATCTTTTGTAAAGAAAGACGCTGTTGAAGAACTGTTTCTTGCCCAATACAGCGAGATACAGAAAAAAACGGATGTTCCCTGTTTTTTCTGGGGAAATGTAGGCCAGCCTTTTATATTGGCCCGCTGTCTGATTACCCTTTCCAATATTGTAAAATCCAGTTTCAATTTGTCGCCATTTCAGATGGCGCTTCTGAAAGATCCGATTGTAACTGCCGGAAATGAAAAGCTGCGTTTTGAAGGCTTTTCTCATTGTGCCGGAGTCTATGCCCGTGTAGATGTTCTTCCGGACGGATTACATGGAGAATTTCTGGAAAACGGAACTACTAACGTAGACTTTAATCAGCCTATGATAACCGCTTTGGGAAGTATTCGTCCGAACGAAAAAATGATGCTTTCTATAGGAGAAAAAGAGGTTGGGCTGTATAGAGAAGAAAAAAAAGTAGTAGAAAGAAAAGTTCCTTTGCCTGTAAAATGGATCAAAGGTCTCGGAACCGTTCAGATCTATCTCTCAGAATCAGAAAAACAGCATACATTTAATAAGATTCAAACCCAACAGTTATTCAGGGGAATGCCGAAAGGAGTGGTGAAATCGGATTATTACCTTATTGTAAGAGGAAATAAACCTATGTTTTCTCCGGTAAAATCTGCCGGTGCAGTTTGTATTGGAGGACTTCACAGACTGCGATTGCTGGAACCTCTTCTTCCTTATATTGATTCTATGCAGGTTTTTCCACATCCTAATATGCAGTCTACAACCTGGCAGCTTTATATGGGAAATATAAGGTTCAGTTTCTCCTTATCGAGAGAAAGCTGGCGCGGGTTTTCCGGAGAAGGAGCCTTATTGAATAGCCTTACTACTGAGATTCCGGACGAATGGATCGATGCCTTGGATAAATATGCTTACGCTAATCAGTCATTCAATGCAACCGTTCTCGCACTGGAAGAAAACCTTAGTTTGAATACAACAGAAAATCTGACAGCTAGGCTTGCTGCGATGGGATTACTGGGGTATGATCTTGATGAAAATGAATTTTTCTACCGCAGATTACCTTTTAAACTGAACCGTATTTTAGAGCTGAATCCCCGTATGAAAAATGCTGAAAAGCTGATTGAAGGAGGAAAAGTGGAAATTTTAAACAACACTAAAGAAAGAACGGAAGCCAGAGTAGAAGGTAGCGGAGTACATCATACAGTAATTCTGGAAGAAGATAAAGAACGCTGTACCTGCGAATGGTTTAGTAAATACCAGGGCGAAAGAGGTCCTTGTAAACATGTTCTGGCAGTGAAGAAGCTTGTTAATAATGAATTGCAGATCATGTAA